The proteins below come from a single Oerskovia jenensis genomic window:
- a CDS encoding Gfo/Idh/MocA family oxidoreductase — translation MTRTVRLALVGLDSSHADQYVRLLNVEQRFPGVRVTVLADGDPGRVAELAARSAAAGVPVRAGGPDDVASVDAVVVAHRAGRLHHAAALPFVRAGLPVLVDKPFTAAVADAEDLVTAARASGSVLTSCSALRFVPDVAPLRATALAHGRITTLTLSGPADPGSPHDGLHFLGIHLVEAARSLLGGDADLTWGEPAVGPENDAVTATVTATTGGRDVVVRLRLVDPAQHPTHPFHAALTTTGGTVDGTLDVGPDYLEPVLAHFLDQVAGTLAADTRAQLVGPVALLAAVQAAVQAPSRAGSARSA, via the coding sequence ATGACCCGGACCGTCCGCCTCGCGCTCGTGGGGCTCGACTCCTCGCACGCCGACCAGTACGTGCGCCTGCTGAACGTCGAGCAGCGCTTCCCGGGCGTGCGGGTCACGGTCCTCGCGGACGGCGACCCGGGGCGCGTCGCGGAGCTCGCCGCCCGGAGCGCGGCGGCGGGCGTCCCGGTCCGGGCGGGTGGGCCCGACGACGTCGCGTCCGTCGACGCGGTCGTCGTCGCCCACCGCGCTGGCCGCCTCCACCACGCGGCAGCCCTGCCCTTCGTGCGGGCCGGGCTGCCCGTGCTGGTCGACAAGCCGTTCACCGCAGCGGTCGCCGACGCCGAGGACCTCGTGACCGCGGCCCGCGCGAGCGGGTCCGTGCTGACCTCGTGCTCGGCGCTGCGCTTCGTGCCCGACGTCGCACCGCTGCGGGCCACGGCCCTCGCGCACGGCCGGATCACGACGCTGACCCTGTCCGGGCCCGCCGACCCGGGCTCGCCCCACGACGGCCTGCACTTCCTCGGCATCCACCTGGTCGAGGCGGCCCGCTCGCTCCTCGGAGGCGACGCCGACCTCACGTGGGGGGAACCCGCCGTCGGGCCTGAGAACGACGCCGTGACAGCGACCGTGACCGCGACGACGGGCGGACGCGACGTCGTCGTGCGGCTGCGCCTCGTGGACCCCGCCCAGCACCCCACCCACCCCTTCCACGCAGCCCTGACCACCACGGGCGGGACCGTCGACGGGACGCTCGACGTCGGTCCGGACTACCTCGAGCCCGTGCTGGCGCACTTCCTCGACCAGGTCGCCGGGACGCTCGCCGCCGACACGCGCGCCCAGCTCGTGGGGCCGGTCGCGCTCCTGGCCGCGGTCCAGGCGGCAGTCCAGGCTCCATCTCGTGCAGGGTCGGCGCGCTCGGCCTAG
- a CDS encoding GNAT family N-acetyltransferase, with product MILRAYDESDAEATLRVFLRAVRVTASKDYSPEQIAAWGSDDIPLDVWAVKRLQTGTVVAVEGDEVLGFSDVDERGYIDMMFVDPAVTRRGVASALLAHVARTARDRGAVELTTYASLTARPFFEKHGFVVVEERQPVLRGVSLTNFSMRKPLV from the coding sequence ATGATCTTGCGTGCCTACGACGAGTCCGACGCGGAAGCGACGCTCCGCGTGTTCCTGCGCGCCGTGCGGGTCACGGCGAGCAAGGACTACTCGCCCGAGCAGATCGCGGCCTGGGGGTCGGACGACATCCCGCTCGACGTCTGGGCGGTCAAGCGGCTGCAGACCGGCACGGTCGTCGCGGTCGAGGGCGACGAGGTCCTCGGGTTCAGCGACGTCGACGAGCGCGGGTACATCGACATGATGTTCGTCGATCCCGCGGTGACCCGGCGCGGCGTCGCCTCGGCACTGCTCGCCCACGTGGCGCGCACCGCCCGGGATCGCGGCGCCGTCGAGCTCACCACGTACGCAAGCCTCACGGCCCGCCCCTTCTTCGAGAAGCACGGGTTCGTCGTGGTCGAGGAACGCCAGCCCGTGCTCCGGGGCGTGTCGCTGACCAACTTCAGCATGCGCAAGCCGCTCGTCTGA
- a CDS encoding PHP domain-containing protein: MTRAAPPGTGARRTPRYAELHAHSAFSFLDGASHPEELAAEAAHLGLSALAVTDHDGLYGVVRFATAARAVSLPTVFGAELHLPVAPAPGAAPVLDAPTGVPDPRASHLLVLARGPDGYRNLSSAIATAHLATGTKGAADYRLERLGEQSDGQWLVLTGCRKGAVRSALLTEGPRAARRELDRLVQVFGADNVAVEITDAGDPRDSDLCDALAGLAADAHLPLVATGNVHYARPRDAALAGALAAVRARSSLDDMDGWLPGAPTAHLRSAAEMADRHRRHPQAVATAAELGAECQFDLRLVAPELPPYPVPAGHDERSWLRVLVERGGTDRYGPRGAEREPGAWRQIDHELAIIEQLGFPGYFLIVYDLVEFCRARGILAQGRGSAANSAVCYALGITAVDAVKHGLLFERFLAPERDGPPDIDVDIESVRREEVIQYVYERFGRTHAAQVANVISYRPKSAVRDAARALGHDVGQQDAWSKSIERWGSLRGPDPSSPAADRAVRDRAIAARGAHGSAPGAVGPAVAGASAAGGTAGADAPPAVVTRTAAKDARAAEVWGTGAPRQGKQGRQGPSQRRPDRPHTGHADWTPDLSGRVVDPLAHDDADRRDDPTLRSDDPHDVVPARRPPSAAEEGEIPAPVLELAERLLRLPRHLGIHSGGMVMCDRPVIEVCPVEWARMEGRTVLQWDKEDCADAGLVKFDLLGLGMLTAIRVAFELIAEHEGLGLELHSLPDDDPAVYDLLCAADTVGVFQVESRAQMATLPCLRPRTFYDIVIEVALIRPGPIQGGSVHPYINRARGREPVTFLHPLLEKSLAKTLGVPLFQEQLMQMAIDVAGFSAAEADQLRRAMGSKRSVERMEALHGRLLDGMAKNGVAPDVAEQIYDKLKAFADFGFPESHAYSFAYLVYASAWLKVHHPAAFYAGLLAAQPMGFYSPQSLVADARRHGVTALRPDVNASGVKAGVERLPASASRGAGAPSGRDVRPDGAAPHRGPVTPRSPATPDGAAHPDLSLAVRMGLGSVRGVGDPVAEAVVAARAAGPFTDLRDLVRRVDLTTAQLEALATGGALESLGVARREALWAAGALAQEGPGTLPGVSVGVEAPTLPGMSEVETAVADVWATGVSTDSYPTQYVRPGLTAAGVLTVAGAVAVSQEIERAREAERAAGEAPGSRSHPPSRVAVGGVVTHRQRPGTAGGVTFLSIEDETGLLNVICTPGLWQRFRRVARSSPALVVRGRLERADGATNLLAEHLAPLSLQVASRSRDFQ, translated from the coding sequence ATGACTAGGGCCGCCCCGCCGGGCACCGGGGCGCGCCGGACGCCCCGCTACGCCGAGCTGCACGCGCACTCCGCGTTCAGCTTCCTCGACGGCGCGAGCCACCCCGAGGAGCTCGCGGCCGAGGCCGCGCACCTGGGACTGTCCGCGCTCGCCGTGACGGATCACGACGGCCTGTACGGGGTCGTGCGCTTCGCGACCGCGGCGCGCGCGGTGTCCCTGCCGACCGTGTTCGGCGCCGAGCTGCACCTGCCCGTCGCGCCCGCCCCCGGCGCGGCCCCCGTCCTCGACGCGCCCACGGGCGTGCCGGACCCGCGCGCGTCCCACCTGCTCGTCCTGGCCCGCGGCCCGGACGGGTACCGCAACCTGTCGAGCGCGATCGCGACCGCGCACCTCGCGACGGGCACCAAGGGCGCGGCCGACTACCGGCTCGAACGGCTCGGTGAGCAGTCGGACGGCCAGTGGCTCGTCCTCACGGGCTGCCGCAAGGGGGCCGTGCGCTCGGCGCTGCTCACCGAGGGGCCGCGGGCCGCCCGGCGCGAGCTCGACCGGCTCGTGCAGGTCTTCGGCGCCGACAACGTGGCCGTGGAGATCACCGACGCGGGCGACCCCCGCGACAGCGACCTGTGCGACGCGCTCGCCGGGCTCGCCGCCGATGCGCACCTGCCGCTCGTCGCGACCGGCAACGTGCACTACGCGCGCCCCCGCGACGCGGCCCTCGCGGGGGCGCTCGCGGCCGTCCGTGCGCGCTCGTCGCTCGACGACATGGACGGCTGGCTGCCCGGCGCCCCCACCGCACACCTGCGCTCGGCGGCCGAGATGGCGGACCGGCACCGCCGCCACCCGCAGGCCGTGGCGACCGCGGCCGAGCTGGGTGCCGAGTGCCAGTTCGACCTGCGCCTCGTGGCCCCCGAGCTGCCGCCGTACCCGGTGCCCGCGGGGCACGACGAGAGGTCGTGGCTGCGCGTGCTCGTGGAGCGCGGCGGCACCGACCGCTACGGTCCCCGGGGGGCAGAGCGCGAGCCCGGGGCGTGGCGGCAGATCGACCACGAGCTCGCGATCATCGAGCAGCTCGGCTTCCCGGGGTACTTCCTCATCGTGTACGACCTCGTCGAGTTCTGCCGCGCGCGCGGCATCCTCGCGCAGGGGCGCGGCTCGGCCGCGAACTCGGCCGTCTGCTACGCGCTGGGCATCACGGCCGTGGACGCCGTCAAGCACGGTCTGCTGTTCGAGCGCTTCCTCGCGCCCGAGCGCGACGGCCCCCCGGACATCGACGTCGACATCGAGTCGGTGCGCCGCGAGGAGGTCATCCAGTACGTGTACGAGCGGTTCGGGCGCACGCACGCGGCGCAGGTCGCCAACGTCATCTCCTACCGGCCCAAGTCCGCGGTGCGCGACGCCGCACGGGCCCTCGGGCACGACGTCGGGCAGCAGGACGCGTGGAGCAAGTCGATCGAGCGGTGGGGGTCGCTGCGCGGGCCCGATCCGTCGTCGCCCGCGGCGGACCGGGCCGTCCGCGACCGGGCGATCGCCGCGCGCGGGGCGCACGGGTCGGCCCCTGGGGCTGTCGGGCCCGCGGTGGCAGGGGCGTCTGCGGCAGGGGGCACGGCGGGCGCCGACGCGCCGCCCGCCGTCGTGACCCGCACCGCGGCCAAGGACGCCCGCGCGGCCGAGGTCTGGGGGACCGGCGCACCGCGGCAGGGCAAGCAGGGCCGGCAGGGCCCGTCACAGCGACGCCCCGACCGCCCGCACACGGGCCACGCCGACTGGACCCCGGACCTGTCGGGTCGCGTCGTCGACCCGCTGGCCCACGACGACGCCGATCGGCGGGACGACCCCACGCTGCGCTCCGACGACCCGCACGACGTCGTGCCCGCGCGCCGCCCGCCGTCGGCCGCCGAGGAGGGGGAGATCCCGGCCCCCGTGCTCGAGCTGGCCGAGCGCCTCCTGAGGCTCCCGAGGCACCTCGGCATCCACTCGGGCGGCATGGTCATGTGCGACCGACCCGTGATCGAGGTGTGCCCGGTCGAGTGGGCGCGCATGGAGGGGCGCACGGTCCTGCAGTGGGACAAGGAGGACTGCGCGGACGCGGGGCTCGTGAAGTTCGACCTGCTGGGCCTGGGGATGCTCACGGCGATCCGGGTCGCGTTCGAGCTGATCGCCGAGCACGAGGGCCTGGGCCTCGAGCTGCACTCGCTGCCCGACGACGACCCGGCGGTGTACGACCTGCTGTGCGCGGCGGACACGGTCGGGGTGTTCCAGGTCGAGTCGCGCGCCCAGATGGCGACGCTGCCGTGCCTGCGGCCGCGCACGTTCTACGACATCGTGATCGAGGTCGCGCTCATCCGTCCCGGTCCCATCCAGGGCGGCTCGGTGCACCCGTACATCAACCGGGCGCGCGGCCGGGAGCCGGTCACGTTCCTGCACCCGTTGCTCGAGAAGTCGCTCGCCAAGACGCTGGGCGTGCCGCTCTTCCAGGAGCAGCTCATGCAGATGGCGATCGACGTCGCGGGGTTCAGCGCGGCCGAGGCGGACCAGCTGCGCCGTGCGATGGGGTCCAAGCGGTCGGTCGAGCGCATGGAGGCGCTGCACGGGCGGCTCCTGGACGGCATGGCGAAGAACGGCGTCGCGCCCGACGTCGCCGAGCAGATCTACGACAAGCTCAAGGCGTTCGCGGACTTCGGGTTCCCCGAGTCGCACGCCTACTCGTTCGCGTACCTCGTGTACGCGAGCGCGTGGCTCAAGGTGCACCACCCGGCCGCGTTCTACGCGGGCCTGCTCGCGGCCCAGCCCATGGGGTTCTACTCGCCGCAGTCGCTCGTCGCGGACGCGCGCCGGCACGGGGTCACGGCGTTGCGCCCGGACGTCAACGCGTCGGGCGTCAAGGCGGGGGTCGAGCGGCTGCCCGCCTCGGCGAGCCGGGGGGCGGGGGCGCCGTCGGGCAGGGACGTGCGGCCCGACGGCGCCGCGCCCCACCGCGGTCCCGTCACCCCGCGTTCTCCCGCCACGCCCGACGGCGCCGCGCACCCCGACCTGTCCCTCGCGGTGCGCATGGGGCTGGGCAGCGTGCGCGGGGTGGGGGACCCGGTCGCGGAGGCGGTCGTCGCGGCGCGTGCTGCCGGTCCGTTCACGGACCTGCGCGACCTGGTGCGACGCGTCGACCTGACCACGGCCCAGCTCGAGGCGCTCGCGACGGGCGGCGCGCTCGAGTCCCTGGGCGTGGCGCGGCGCGAGGCGCTGTGGGCCGCGGGGGCGCTCGCCCAGGAGGGTCCGGGCACCCTGCCGGGGGTCTCGGTCGGGGTCGAGGCGCCGACGTTGCCGGGCATGAGCGAGGTCGAGACCGCGGTCGCGGACGTGTGGGCCACGGGCGTCTCGACCGACTCCTACCCGACCCAGTACGTGCGTCCCGGGCTGACCGCGGCCGGAGTGCTCACCGTCGCCGGCGCGGTCGCGGTGTCCCAGGAGATCGAGCGCGCCCGGGAGGCCGAGCGTGCGGCGGGCGAGGCGCCAGGCTCCAGGTCGCACCCACCGTCGCGCGTGGCCGTGGGCGGCGTCGTCACGCACCGGCAGCGCCCCGGGACCGCCGGGGGTGTGACGTTCCTGTCGATCGAGGACGAGACGGGGCTGCTCAACGTCATCTGCACGCCCGGCCTGTGGCAACGGTTCCGGCGGGTCGCGCGGTCCTCGCCCGCGCTCGTGGTGCGGGGCCGTCTCGAACGCGCCGACGGCGCCACGAACCTGCTCGCGGAGCACCTCGCGCCGTTGTCGTTGCAGGTCGCGTCGCGATCGCGGGACTTCCAGTAG
- a CDS encoding YbhB/YbcL family Raf kinase inhibitor-like protein, with product MNLADRPIAPDPYSLLPPVPRFTVTSDDIGHGEPLARAHAADGDNRSPELAWNHFPAATRSFLVNCFDPDAPTPAGYWHWTVVNVPVATVVLAQGAGSPGGGNLPPGAFQTRHDGGGPGYLGAAPPPGDRPHRYVFAVHALDVERLDVTPETPPTAVAMAALSHTIARATLTPTYQALVTA from the coding sequence ATGAACCTCGCCGACCGCCCGATCGCCCCCGACCCCTACTCGCTGCTCCCCCCGGTGCCGCGCTTCACGGTGACGAGCGACGACATCGGGCACGGCGAGCCCCTGGCACGTGCGCACGCGGCCGACGGCGACAACCGCTCGCCCGAGCTCGCCTGGAACCACTTCCCCGCAGCCACGCGCTCGTTCCTCGTGAACTGCTTCGACCCCGACGCGCCGACCCCGGCGGGGTACTGGCACTGGACCGTGGTGAACGTGCCCGTGGCGACCGTGGTCCTCGCGCAGGGCGCAGGCTCCCCCGGCGGCGGCAACCTCCCGCCGGGCGCGTTCCAGACCCGGCACGACGGCGGAGGCCCCGGCTACCTGGGCGCCGCGCCCCCGCCCGGGGACCGGCCGCACCGGTACGTGTTCGCGGTGCACGCGCTCGACGTCGAACGGCTCGACGTGACCCCCGAGACGCCCCCGACCGCGGTCGCCATGGCCGCCCTGTCCCACACGATCGCGCGGGCGACCCTCACGCCCACCTACCAGGCCCTGGTCACCGCATGA
- a CDS encoding DUF952 domain-containing protein: MGGHRVLHVAFSDDWEACERFGEYDVATRNTLYEVEGFVHATTLAGLPSVLDGRYADASIPLVLAVIDEDSLAAEGIEVAWEPHDGVPGGLAPRILGAFPMDGRTVAAVVELDRVDDRWVVPDLSGLSVRP; the protein is encoded by the coding sequence GTGGGTGGACACAGAGTGCTGCACGTGGCCTTCAGTGACGACTGGGAGGCCTGCGAGCGGTTCGGCGAGTACGACGTCGCCACGCGCAACACGTTGTACGAGGTCGAAGGGTTCGTCCATGCGACGACCCTGGCGGGGCTGCCGTCGGTGCTCGACGGCCGGTACGCCGACGCCTCGATCCCGCTGGTCCTCGCCGTGATCGACGAGGACTCCCTCGCCGCCGAGGGCATCGAGGTCGCGTGGGAGCCGCACGACGGGGTCCCCGGTGGCCTGGCCCCGCGGATCCTGGGCGCGTTCCCCATGGACGGCCGGACGGTCGCGGCCGTCGTCGAGCTCGACCGCGTCGACGACCGCTGGGTGGTCCCGGACCTGTCGGGGCTCTCGGTCCGCCCCTGA
- a CDS encoding DNA polymerase Y family protein, with protein MSIESTATRTAVLWVPDWPVVAAMDAAQVPAHVPAATHDGRRVLAVSATARAQGVRRGMRRRRAQECCPELALLDADDARDAREFEPVALAAETVVAGIEVARPGLLLLPSGGPARYHGTEERLAQVLVERVAADTGHESQVGVADGILAAVLGARASLVVPAGTSRAYLAPRSLGELAHVVVGDAQPVAQLVDLLGRLGVRTFADLAALPAASVLSRFGDLGAWAQRLAQGEDLRPPARRRIEADVAVECDLDPPAERVDVATFAARRLAEDLHAQLVERSSSCGRLRITARTEDGRELERTWRCDDGAMGGLTAARITDRVRWQLEGWLTASRVALGQRQRQGRGTRRDEHAQTTHDDLPDLPEDRPSPLVRLAITAEEVVAAGAEQPRLWGASSGEDARAQRALGRVQGLLGGDGVLSVVTQGGRDVHDQVHLAPWGDAAPAPRRADLPWPGRLPEPAPALVLDVPEDVAVLDDAGAPVRVDARLAMSAPPATVRWLAPRAGTSRRVLGWAGPWPLAERWWSETPRRRAYLQVLLDDGRGVLLASAQGRWTVEAVYD; from the coding sequence ATGAGCATCGAGAGCACGGCCACCCGCACCGCGGTCCTGTGGGTGCCGGACTGGCCCGTCGTCGCCGCGATGGACGCGGCCCAGGTCCCCGCGCACGTGCCCGCGGCCACGCACGACGGTCGCCGCGTCCTCGCGGTCTCGGCCACCGCGCGGGCGCAGGGCGTGCGCCGGGGGATGCGACGTCGTCGGGCGCAGGAGTGCTGCCCCGAGCTCGCGCTGCTCGACGCCGACGACGCACGCGACGCGCGCGAGTTCGAGCCCGTCGCGCTCGCCGCCGAGACCGTGGTCGCGGGCATCGAGGTCGCGCGCCCGGGCCTGCTGCTCCTGCCCTCGGGCGGCCCCGCGCGCTACCACGGCACCGAGGAGCGCCTCGCACAGGTGCTCGTCGAACGCGTCGCCGCGGACACCGGCCACGAGAGCCAGGTCGGCGTCGCGGACGGGATCCTCGCCGCGGTGCTGGGCGCGCGGGCCTCGCTCGTCGTGCCCGCGGGCACCTCCCGGGCCTACCTCGCCCCGCGCTCGCTGGGCGAGCTCGCGCACGTCGTGGTGGGCGACGCCCAGCCCGTCGCGCAGCTCGTCGACCTCCTGGGCCGCCTGGGCGTGCGGACCTTCGCGGACCTCGCGGCGCTGCCCGCAGCGAGCGTCCTGTCCCGCTTCGGCGACCTGGGCGCATGGGCCCAGCGTCTTGCCCAGGGCGAGGACCTGCGCCCGCCCGCGAGGCGCCGCATCGAGGCCGACGTCGCCGTCGAGTGCGATCTCGACCCGCCCGCCGAGCGCGTCGACGTCGCGACCTTCGCGGCCCGCCGCCTCGCCGAGGACCTGCACGCCCAGCTCGTCGAGCGGTCGTCGTCGTGCGGGCGGCTGCGCATCACGGCCCGCACCGAGGACGGGCGCGAGCTCGAACGGACCTGGCGCTGCGACGACGGCGCCATGGGCGGGCTCACCGCGGCCCGGATCACCGACCGCGTGCGCTGGCAGCTCGAGGGGTGGCTCACGGCGTCGCGCGTCGCGCTGGGGCAGCGGCAGCGGCAGGGGCGTGGGACACGCCGGGACGAGCACGCACAGACCACCCACGACGACCTGCCGGACCTGCCCGAGGACCGGCCCTCGCCGCTCGTGCGGCTCGCGATCACCGCGGAGGAGGTCGTGGCCGCGGGCGCCGAGCAGCCGCGGCTGTGGGGCGCGTCGAGCGGCGAGGACGCCCGCGCCCAGCGCGCCCTGGGGCGTGTCCAGGGCCTCCTGGGCGGGGACGGCGTCCTGAGCGTCGTCACGCAGGGCGGGCGCGACGTCCACGACCAGGTGCACCTCGCGCCCTGGGGGGACGCGGCCCCCGCGCCGCGGCGCGCGGACCTGCCGTGGCCGGGGCGCCTGCCCGAGCCCGCGCCCGCCCTCGTGCTGGACGTCCCGGAGGACGTCGCCGTCCTGGACGACGCCGGCGCGCCCGTCCGCGTCGACGCGCGCCTCGCGATGAGCGCACCGCCCGCGACCGTGCGGTGGCTCGCGCCGCGAGCCGGGACGAGCAGACGCGTGCTGGGCTGGGCCGGGCCGTGGCCGCTCGCCGAACGCTGGTGGAGCGAGACGCCGCGCCGTCGGGCATACCTCCAGGTCCTGCTCGACGACGGGCGCGGCGTGCTGCTCGCGAGCGCCCAGGGGCGCTGGACCGTGGAGGCCGTCTATGACTAG
- a CDS encoding TetR/AcrR family transcriptional regulator produces MTTTADGSTGPTAARRPGRPRTTERAARRAGLLDVAIRIFGARGYGATTIEAVASEAGVTKRTIYQHFTDKAGLFVAAVESQHAHEHTIAGEDLESLATRIVHTLHGDQAVTLHRLVIAEALQFPDLAAAFYTHGPASSTEALAHHLAVHLGAAPSDPVDDATRALAEALYTLLLGEAHRRRLLGLVPAPTVAQAREHAHRAVATVRGPRRPLPDLPGDEPRHPRRRRAAPVAD; encoded by the coding sequence ATGACGACGACAGCAGACGGATCGACGGGCCCGACGGCGGCGCGACGCCCTGGGCGGCCACGCACCACAGAGCGCGCGGCGCGTCGGGCGGGGCTGCTCGACGTCGCGATCCGGATCTTCGGCGCGCGCGGGTACGGCGCGACCACGATCGAGGCCGTCGCGAGCGAGGCGGGCGTCACCAAGCGCACGATCTACCAGCACTTCACGGACAAGGCCGGGCTCTTCGTCGCCGCGGTCGAGAGCCAGCACGCGCACGAGCACACGATCGCCGGGGAGGACCTCGAGTCGCTCGCCACCCGGATCGTCCACACCCTGCACGGCGACCAGGCGGTCACCCTGCACCGGCTCGTCATCGCGGAGGCGCTGCAGTTCCCCGACCTGGCCGCGGCGTTCTACACCCACGGCCCCGCGAGCTCGACCGAGGCGCTCGCCCACCACCTCGCCGTGCACCTCGGCGCCGCCCCGAGCGACCCGGTCGACGACGCCACCCGCGCGCTCGCCGAGGCCCTGTACACGCTCCTCCTCGGCGAGGCGCACCGGCGACGCCTGCTCGGCCTCGTCCCCGCTCCGACCGTGGCGCAGGCGCGCGAGCACGCCCACCGCGCGGTCGCGACCGTCCGCGGGCCGCGTCGCCCCCTGCCCGACCTCCCGGGCGACGAGCCCCGGCACCCGCGGCGTCGCAGGGCCGCGCCCGTCGCGGACTAG
- a CDS encoding Ig-like domain-containing protein codes for MHPAPTTRPAHRRHQAVAACGALALAATVLGAGASPAQAGEITATDDTALTGSGVPVTVDVLANDQVDGTVASVHVGAVTGTDASTVEVGDDFRITFANKNPDHPNSSTARVFKTAEFTVPYTVTDTDGSTTGATLTVTVAGKPVSPTISSWIVNDPSTGVKAVTNLTQLDLRTYPQTSTTSKSAVPGHGVRVTGLVDAEHATAVPTAGGIELQASPRDYVGNDVVTLELTDTWGRSVHHKAGVSWVERAAVSSLRTKVGIGQSARVDLREIVAGTSFANFTNGYFSSTINTWRGTFTTGAHAQDIVVMPNAGFVGTSNDSVGTRFTWAYTLVNPWTFSGSTGPATDARYNTMYIDVQAPPQAADVAASTNPGQAVALDLRAPATLPWAASTFEVREGPQHGTVSVTGDGQVRYTPDDGFPAAETFAGTDTFTFAWIDDLGQESSARATVTVRNLPTLADHALTTPAGVAVGVDLLAGSFGDTLTITGVGAPLAGAADLSSATGTYHPHEGFVGEDSFTYEGVDAHGQPARATVRIQVLGTPAIADQHHRTPRNTAVVFEPLLPVSDAAYQPELVLDAVGEPQHGTVTQGEDSTLVYSPDLGYLGPDRLTVRARDAWGRTAEASVTIDVYGELAPPAPPSTDASPGLTLTALNPGAEPGAIPSDRQAVPGSSAPSLGRLASTGASVASLLAIGGLVLGAGVAGVLVRGRSRTV; via the coding sequence TTGCACCCCGCACCCACGACCCGGCCTGCACACCGGCGCCACCAGGCGGTCGCCGCCTGCGGCGCACTCGCCCTGGCCGCCACCGTGCTGGGCGCAGGCGCCTCCCCCGCCCAGGCGGGTGAGATCACAGCGACGGACGACACCGCCCTCACCGGTTCTGGCGTCCCGGTCACCGTCGACGTCCTGGCCAACGACCAGGTCGACGGAACGGTGGCCTCCGTGCACGTCGGGGCCGTCACCGGGACCGACGCCAGCACCGTCGAGGTCGGAGACGACTTCCGCATCACCTTCGCGAACAAGAACCCGGACCACCCGAACTCGTCCACCGCGCGCGTCTTCAAGACCGCGGAGTTCACCGTGCCGTACACGGTCACGGACACGGACGGCAGCACCACCGGCGCCACGCTGACGGTCACCGTGGCCGGCAAGCCGGTGAGCCCGACGATCAGCTCGTGGATCGTCAACGATCCCAGCACGGGCGTGAAGGCGGTCACGAACCTCACCCAGCTCGACCTGCGCACCTACCCGCAGACCAGCACCACCTCCAAGAGCGCCGTCCCGGGCCACGGGGTCAGGGTCACCGGACTGGTCGACGCGGAGCACGCGACGGCGGTGCCGACGGCCGGCGGCATCGAGCTGCAGGCGAGCCCGCGGGACTACGTCGGCAACGACGTCGTCACCCTGGAGCTCACCGACACGTGGGGCCGCAGCGTGCACCACAAGGCCGGCGTGAGCTGGGTCGAGCGGGCCGCCGTCTCCAGCCTGCGCACCAAGGTGGGCATCGGCCAGAGCGCCCGTGTCGACCTCCGGGAGATCGTGGCAGGCACCAGCTTCGCGAACTTCACCAACGGCTACTTCTCCTCGACGATCAACACGTGGCGCGGCACCTTCACCACCGGTGCGCACGCGCAGGACATCGTCGTCATGCCGAACGCGGGCTTCGTCGGGACCTCGAACGACTCCGTGGGGACACGGTTCACCTGGGCCTACACCCTGGTGAACCCGTGGACGTTCAGCGGCTCCACGGGCCCTGCCACCGACGCCAGGTACAACACCATGTACATCGACGTCCAGGCGCCTCCGCAGGCCGCGGACGTCGCGGCGTCGACGAACCCGGGGCAGGCGGTGGCACTGGACCTGCGCGCCCCGGCCACGCTGCCCTGGGCGGCCTCCACCTTCGAGGTGCGCGAGGGGCCCCAGCACGGGACGGTCTCCGTGACCGGTGACGGTCAGGTCCGCTACACGCCCGACGACGGCTTCCCGGCCGCCGAGACCTTCGCCGGGACGGACACCTTCACCTTCGCCTGGATCGACGACCTCGGTCAGGAGTCGTCGGCGCGCGCCACCGTGACCGTCCGCAACCTGCCCACACTGGCCGACCACGCACTGACGACGCCCGCAGGGGTCGCCGTCGGGGTCGACCTGCTGGCCGGCTCCTTCGGCGACACCCTGACGATCACCGGGGTAGGTGCGCCCCTCGCCGGGGCAGCCGACCTGAGCAGCGCCACGGGCACCTACCACCCGCACGAGGGCTTCGTGGGCGAGGACTCGTTCACGTACGAGGGGGTCGATGCCCACGGTCAGCCGGCGCGGGCCACCGTCCGGATCCAGGTGCTCGGTACACCGGCGATCGCGGACCAGCACCACCGCACTCCGCGCAACACGGCGGTCGTCTTCGAGCCGCTCCTCCCCGTCTCCGACGCCGCCTACCAGCCGGAGCTGGTGCTCGACGCCGTCGGCGAACCCCAGCACGGCACCGTCACGCAGGGCGAGGACAGCACCCTCGTCTACTCCCCCGACCTCGGCTACCTGGGGCCGGACCGGCTCACGGTCCGTGCCCGTGACGCCTGGGGCCGCACGGCCGAGGCGTCGGTGACCATCGACGTCTACGGCGAGCTCGCGCCCCCCGCGCCCCCTTCGACCGACGCGTCCCCCGGCCTCACCCTGACCGCGCTGAACCCGGGCGCCGAACCGGGCGCGATCCCGAGCGACCGCCAGGCCGTCCCGGGCTCGTCGGCCCCCTCGCTCGGCCGCCTGGCGTCGACGGGAGCGTCGGTGGCGTCCCTGCTCGCCATCGGAGGCCTCGTCCTGGGCGCCGGCGTCGCGGGTGTGCTGGTGCGAGGCCGCTCCCGCACGGTCTGA